In the genome of Neodiprion pinetum isolate iyNeoPine1 chromosome 2, iyNeoPine1.2, whole genome shotgun sequence, one region contains:
- the LOC124211549 gene encoding uncharacterized protein — protein sequence MAPTIKRTPVKTRSRITNKPRRSEPDISKAGNSQIRNNTGEMEGELERLKEEMASFAGLRNAIEQLQAQQATNAQLANEVALLKLQNEQQRQALQQIQNPVQQPVTNNDQISVKMCEGRV from the exons ATGGCACCAACGATTAAAAGAACACCTGTTAAAACTAGGTCAAGGATCACAAATAAACCAAGGAGGTCAGAACCTGACATATCAAAAGCAGGCAATAGtcaaatacgaaataatacaGGCGAGATGGAGGGAGAACTGGAGCGTTTGAAGGAGGAAATGGCGAGTTTCGCGGGTTTACGAAATGCGATTGAACAGCTACAGGCACAACAAGCAACTAACGCACAGCTGGCAAACGAAGTCGCATTGTTGAAGCTCCAGAACGAACAACAAAGACAGGCTCTTCAACAGATACAGAATCCAGTTCAACAACCAGTTACCAATAACGATCAAATATCG gttAAAATGTGTGAAGGAAGAGTGTAA